One Lytechinus variegatus isolate NC3 chromosome 14, Lvar_3.0, whole genome shotgun sequence genomic region harbors:
- the LOC121427191 gene encoding nucleolin-like: protein MEVNPPELKRDGTMQVTAQEGAEFLKRSGREDLIPAVDGEGDARPEVKRDTTMEATLKEGEAFLESTGKPDEMARTRGEQEQIDDAIAASEPPAVPRDNTMQVTAKEGKELLGDEPIGSTRAETEALKEVADDAEVVEGDEDDEDDDDEGDDDEENGDEEEGEDEEQKNLKRTITMTETLAEGEEFLKRQKTNGDATEEAPQAEAAS, encoded by the exons ATGGAAGTCAACCCACCAGAACTTAAACGCGATGGAACTATGCAAGTCACAGCACAG GAGGGAGCTGAATTCTTGAAGAGGTCGGGTAGAGAGGATCTTATCCCAGCAGTAGATGGTGAAGGGGATGCCAGACCGGAGGTTAAACGAGATACCACAATGGAAGCCACACTAAAG GAAGGAGAGGCATTCCTAGAATCTACTGGCAAGCCCGATGAAATGGCCAGGACGAGAGGGGAGCAGGAGCAGATTGATGATGCCATCGCTGCCAGTGAGCCCCCAGCAGTCCCCAGAGATAACACCATGCAAGTCACGGCAAAG GAGGGTAAGGAGCTATTGGGAGATGAACCCATTGGATCAACGCGAGCAGAGACAGAAGCTCTCAAAGAAGTAGCAGATG ATGCAGAGGTAGTAGAGGGTGAcgaggatgatgaagatgacgatgacGAGGGCGATGATGACGAGGAGAACGGTGATGAGGAGGAAGGAGAAGATGAAGAACAGAAAAACCTCAAACGAACAATCACAATGACAGAGACACTTGCT GAAGGTGAAGAGTTCCTCAAGAGGCAGAAGACGAACGGAGATGCGACGGAAGAGGCACCGCAGGCGGAGGCTGCATCTTGA